Proteins encoded in a region of the Photobacterium profundum SS9 genome:
- a CDS encoding YhfT family protein, translated as MDVMHIGLVALLCAMTAVIANMSAAVFHDGIRPMLPQVAEGNMTRRDAGSAAFGLSIGFVASVGISFTLSTGLLNPWLLFLPTDVLGVMIGSRVLAGLAGGLWGILVVTSLSAVNTVFTGLPIDALGALAELGTPVMSAFALFPLLAIFYQFGWRAGVVAAIVIIISRLLVMKYTAIYPEPIQIFIGMVMLVGAAIRKDLTDRKNGISPPDMSGMYSLFDERTKRIVKNLPFLAITGALIAAVTNAGILAGSEVSIYTLAEVYKQTDPVAQDAAMNRVALSEFMRGLAFLPLIATTALTTGIYGVVGMSFVFVAGYLAPSIPVAAILGAIIICAEVFLLRRISGFLEQFPSIRNSSDNIRNSMNTLMEFALLIGGVLAVMKMGSTTGFTIFAILYYLNEVMGRPILKIAASAVAAILTGFVLNVLYLMGLFAI; from the coding sequence ATGGATGTTATGCACATAGGGTTAGTCGCACTGCTCTGCGCCATGACCGCAGTTATCGCCAACATGAGCGCCGCAGTATTTCACGATGGGATCCGTCCCATGCTTCCTCAGGTTGCGGAGGGTAATATGACAAGGCGAGATGCGGGCTCTGCCGCATTTGGTCTGTCTATTGGTTTTGTTGCCTCGGTAGGGATTTCATTTACCCTTTCAACGGGTTTGCTCAACCCTTGGTTGCTATTTTTACCCACAGATGTTTTGGGCGTGATGATCGGCAGCCGCGTACTGGCCGGGCTGGCTGGTGGCTTGTGGGGAATATTGGTGGTCACATCACTTTCGGCAGTCAATACCGTATTTACCGGATTGCCGATCGATGCTTTAGGTGCACTGGCCGAATTGGGTACGCCAGTGATGTCGGCATTCGCCTTGTTCCCGCTGCTTGCGATCTTTTATCAATTTGGTTGGCGCGCTGGGGTTGTGGCAGCCATTGTCATTATTATTTCCCGCTTGTTGGTCATGAAATACACTGCGATCTATCCTGAACCCATCCAGATCTTTATTGGTATGGTCATGTTAGTCGGGGCCGCAATCCGCAAAGATCTGACTGACAGGAAAAACGGAATATCACCACCCGATATGTCAGGTATGTACAGCCTGTTTGACGAACGCACCAAGCGTATCGTCAAAAATCTGCCTTTCCTTGCAATTACTGGTGCCCTGATTGCCGCGGTGACGAATGCTGGTATTCTTGCTGGCTCGGAAGTGTCCATCTACACACTGGCCGAAGTGTACAAGCAGACCGATCCGGTTGCTCAGGATGCCGCGATGAATCGGGTGGCACTGTCTGAGTTTATGCGCGGTCTCGCATTTCTCCCGCTGATAGCGACCACGGCTCTCACGACAGGGATTTACGGCGTCGTCGGAATGTCCTTTGTATTCGTTGCTGGCTACCTTGCTCCAAGTATTCCCGTTGCAGCAATACTGGGTGCAATTATTATCTGCGCTGAAGTCTTCCTGTTACGGAGAATCAGTGGCTTCCTAGAGCAATTTCCCTCTATCCGTAATTCCTCAGATAATATTCGCAACTCAATGAATACCTTAATGGAATTTGCATTGTTGATTGGTGGTGTGCTGGCAGTAATGAAAATGGGGTCTACAACCGGATTCACCATTTTCGCTATTCTTTACTACCTCAATGAAGTTATGGGTCGACCAATACTCAAAATAGCAGCGTCTGCTGTTGCAGCTATCTTGACTGGTTTTGTCCTTAACGTGCTGTATTTAATGGGACTTTTCGCAATTTAA
- a CDS encoding sigma-54-dependent transcriptional regulator, translating to MIINNDVQVLIVDDDKDVVEAYQDLLEISGYKAQATTDPTQVLAMITKNWSGVIVSDMYMPGLDGMELLAKIKDFDNELPVILITGHGDIPMAVDAVKKGAVDFLQKPLQPTELLTLLEVLLPKRKQVIEQRQSLNNTVSDVLIGDSPLSVKLREQIANIALTNKDVLIDGESGTGRRTVSKLLHHSCQLSIGPYVEIDGSEITCTPDLQRTMISVRSGSLCLTNPHKMPMEVQQWLCRFLLEQDRQGKKEVRVLAIIDGDAEKIVESEEMLPELFYFLSQIRFAVPTLRQRTSDITPIFKHYLKCSCKKLNKAVPAVDKAYINTLNRHQWSGNIHELKSVAELYAIGIVKLTGQERSKPLEQMSSPLDELVDSYEKQVIEDALYLFTGRINEVSSYLQIPRKKLYLRMKKHDLDKAEFKVRPTSEF from the coding sequence ATGATCATAAATAATGATGTACAAGTACTCATCGTTGACGATGACAAAGATGTTGTAGAAGCGTATCAAGATTTACTTGAAATCTCTGGCTACAAAGCACAAGCAACCACAGATCCGACTCAAGTATTAGCTATGATCACTAAAAATTGGTCAGGGGTGATTGTATCTGACATGTACATGCCAGGTTTAGATGGTATGGAATTACTGGCTAAAATTAAAGACTTTGATAATGAGTTGCCAGTCATACTCATTACGGGTCATGGTGACATTCCCATGGCTGTCGATGCGGTAAAGAAAGGCGCAGTCGATTTTCTCCAGAAGCCATTGCAGCCGACTGAATTACTAACATTGCTTGAAGTACTGCTGCCTAAACGTAAGCAAGTGATCGAACAGCGCCAAAGTTTGAATAATACCGTATCTGACGTTTTAATCGGTGATAGCCCGCTAAGCGTAAAGCTGCGAGAGCAAATCGCTAACATTGCCTTGACGAACAAGGATGTATTAATTGATGGTGAAAGCGGCACAGGTCGACGTACCGTATCAAAACTTCTTCATCACAGTTGCCAACTAAGCATCGGCCCTTACGTTGAAATTGATGGTAGCGAAATTACGTGTACACCCGATCTTCAGCGCACGATGATTTCAGTACGAAGTGGCAGCTTATGTTTAACCAATCCACATAAAATGCCCATGGAAGTGCAGCAATGGTTATGCCGCTTTTTACTTGAGCAAGATCGGCAAGGCAAAAAAGAAGTACGAGTGTTAGCGATCATTGATGGCGATGCTGAAAAGATCGTTGAAAGTGAAGAAATGTTACCCGAACTTTTTTACTTTTTAAGCCAAATACGCTTTGCAGTACCCACACTTCGACAACGCACGAGCGATATCACCCCGATTTTTAAACATTACCTGAAGTGTAGCTGTAAGAAATTAAACAAAGCTGTGCCCGCTGTCGATAAAGCGTACATCAATACACTCAATCGACACCAATGGTCAGGCAACATACATGAACTAAAAAGTGTTGCAGAGCTATACGCTATTGGGATTGTAAAATTAACAGGGCAAGAGCGCTCTAAGCCGCTAGAGCAAATGAGTAGCCCACTTGATGAATTAGTTGATAGCTATGAAAAACAAGTCATTGAAGATGCGCTATACCTTTTCACAGGGCGTATTAATGAAGTGTCATCTTACTTACAGATACCGCGAAAAAAACTGTATTTAAGAATGAAAAAACACGATTTAGATAAAGCAGAATTCAAAGTGAGACCCACCAGCGAATTTTAG
- a CDS encoding ATP-binding protein translates to MFSKKTIGYRLTSAIAFMGFLTISVGLIAVINWETLDDKIETIVNRNMPTLRASYQLERNTASLQAALNLISHNTDPILHRNLKQNIFIKLELITAAITETTSLGDYPAIKAEHAILASDITAYTVLLDQRNKHLLSLTTTVNSIKWLHQDLIDELTPLRQEVEWQLTRLLPNVINTHSITEIMTEFSLIQSITVKENELNQLVQEILLQRHERDISNAFYFIGYKIKEVSNMSQTLSHYPSTVSYRQLLNELIVLVQPRGVLEKQLREDVLLFNTINEYAERIQNRLRDQEELIQTMAEQATTSLKQLNDETRHSITVSNFILFGVVSLAIFLSIVISIYLVNRGIVKRLNLLSKALYDVANGNLNTEINVAGNDEIGMLGNNLQYFCQQMQEMQQSNALNLINNTQASIITCDLNGVVESVNTSALKLFNYDTSSKTNTIWNLFNINMQQRLKSLFVDSSSLLVKGACNLTLKHNTKDDCVYLRLDFRLFTQGNSDKVIITMTDITEQENAARWLENMVREKTLSLTNRNHQLKLEVEDRKRVENDLLSAQDDLIQATKMAVVGQTMTSLAHELNQPLSAISTYVFTAKMAVEKENYARLPASLDKIDNLTARMGRIIASLRSFSRKQSANNPLVSVNIRESINQSMLIVESRAKTQKTIITNTINQDLFANADQVQFEQVLVNLLVNSCDAVAGQEQREISVFSLLNNNPLLRIAVSDTGNGFDAEIIKKLFIPFTTTKDVGLGLGLSICRSIMNRLGGDIFLASTIEGGAMVVLELNNHDHK, encoded by the coding sequence GTGTTTAGCAAGAAAACGATTGGCTATCGGCTCACATCCGCTATTGCCTTTATGGGGTTTCTTACCATTAGTGTGGGGCTCATTGCCGTTATTAATTGGGAAACATTAGACGATAAAATTGAAACTATCGTGAATAGAAACATGCCGACATTACGTGCGAGTTACCAACTTGAACGCAATACCGCGAGTTTGCAGGCAGCCCTCAACTTAATAAGTCATAATACCGATCCCATTTTGCATCGTAACCTTAAGCAAAACATTTTCATTAAACTGGAATTAATCACTGCCGCAATAACCGAAACCACCAGCTTAGGTGACTACCCTGCAATAAAGGCAGAACATGCCATTTTAGCCAGCGATATTACGGCTTATACTGTCTTATTAGATCAACGCAATAAACATTTACTGTCGTTAACGACCACGGTGAATAGCATTAAATGGCTACACCAAGATTTGATAGATGAGCTTACCCCACTCCGTCAAGAGGTCGAGTGGCAACTAACACGCCTATTGCCAAATGTGATCAATACTCATTCGATCACTGAAATAATGACCGAATTTTCATTAATCCAATCAATCACGGTTAAAGAAAATGAGCTGAACCAATTAGTACAAGAAATTTTATTGCAGCGACATGAACGCGACATTAGTAATGCCTTCTACTTTATTGGTTATAAAATCAAAGAAGTCAGTAATATGAGTCAAACACTCAGCCATTACCCTTCGACGGTGTCTTACCGACAACTACTCAACGAATTAATTGTTTTAGTCCAACCTAGGGGCGTACTGGAAAAACAATTACGAGAAGATGTATTGCTCTTCAATACTATCAATGAATATGCTGAACGTATTCAGAACCGGTTACGTGATCAAGAAGAATTAATTCAAACAATGGCAGAACAAGCAACAACCTCATTGAAACAACTCAATGATGAAACTCGCCACTCCATTACTGTCAGTAATTTTATACTCTTTGGGGTCGTCTCCTTAGCTATCTTCTTATCTATCGTGATCTCAATCTACTTAGTGAATCGCGGTATTGTTAAACGCCTTAACCTTCTCAGCAAAGCACTTTACGACGTGGCCAATGGTAATCTTAATACTGAAATTAACGTGGCAGGAAATGACGAAATTGGAATGTTAGGTAATAATTTGCAGTATTTCTGTCAGCAAATGCAAGAGATGCAGCAAAGTAACGCCTTGAATCTGATTAACAATACTCAGGCGAGTATCATCACCTGTGATTTAAATGGTGTAGTCGAATCGGTCAATACCAGTGCGTTGAAACTATTTAATTACGATACATCTTCTAAGACAAATACAATCTGGAATTTGTTTAATATTAATATGCAGCAACGTTTGAAATCTTTATTTGTCGATAGCAGCTCGCTCTTAGTCAAAGGGGCGTGTAACCTTACTCTCAAACACAACACCAAAGATGACTGTGTATACTTACGGCTCGATTTCCGTCTATTTACCCAAGGTAATAGTGATAAAGTTATTATCACTATGACGGATATTACAGAGCAAGAAAATGCTGCTCGTTGGTTAGAGAATATGGTTCGTGAGAAAACGCTATCATTGACCAATCGTAACCACCAATTAAAGCTGGAAGTTGAAGATAGGAAGCGGGTTGAAAATGATTTACTTTCCGCTCAAGATGATCTTATTCAAGCAACAAAAATGGCCGTTGTCGGGCAAACAATGACATCACTTGCGCATGAATTAAATCAACCATTATCCGCGATTTCAACATATGTCTTCACCGCAAAAATGGCAGTCGAAAAAGAAAATTATGCCCGATTACCCGCCAGTTTAGATAAAATAGACAACCTAACCGCTCGAATGGGACGTATTATTGCAAGTCTGCGCAGTTTCTCGCGTAAGCAATCTGCGAATAATCCTCTGGTGTCAGTCAATATTCGAGAATCAATTAACCAATCAATGTTAATTGTTGAAAGTCGGGCTAAAACACAAAAAACCATCATCACCAATACCATTAATCAGGATCTATTCGCGAATGCTGATCAAGTGCAATTTGAGCAAGTACTCGTCAATTTATTGGTTAATAGTTGTGATGCGGTCGCAGGGCAAGAACAGCGCGAAATTTCTGTATTTAGCTTATTAAATAACAATCCATTATTACGTATTGCAGTGAGTGATACGGGTAATGGTTTTGACGCTGAAATTATAAAAAAACTATTTATTCCCTTCACAACAACAAAGGATGTTGGGCTTGGCCTAGGCCTGAGTATCTGCCGTTCAATTATGAACCGTTTAGGAGGGGATATTTTCCTAGCTTCAACTATTGAAGGAGGGGCTATGGTCGTATTGGAGTTAAATAATCATGATCATAAATAA
- the yhfZ gene encoding GntR family transcriptional regulator YhfZ, whose translation MPTKYIKKEGAAVINIARYLMSQKEGARLRTIDSLAEEFELSVGLVQKALKKIEADGVIALSRQGRNGTYISRLDSEEIVRLAGLGHVVCAMPLPYTKHYEGLASGLKAQMSSLPLYFAHMRGASVRAKLLSSGVHDIAIMSKLAAQSYSDGLTVAVNLGKNSYSNDHRVIYRKGEYSAIRRVGVDSDSPDQQILTKQAFPDQDIDIVEINYDDSLVHLASRNIDAVIWLTEAIDMGNVGLAEKSLNHIPQCEMASEAVLLVRNEAPHIKVLLRNLINKDALISHQKKVVTGEITPSY comes from the coding sequence ATGCCAACAAAATATATAAAAAAAGAAGGTGCCGCTGTCATTAATATTGCCCGATATTTAATGTCACAAAAAGAAGGTGCCCGTTTACGTACCATTGATTCGTTGGCTGAAGAGTTCGAGCTGTCGGTTGGCTTAGTTCAGAAAGCCCTGAAAAAGATTGAAGCAGATGGCGTGATTGCCCTTTCACGGCAAGGCCGCAATGGCACTTATATTTCTCGCTTAGACAGCGAAGAAATTGTCCGTCTGGCGGGGCTAGGTCACGTTGTGTGTGCCATGCCGCTGCCTTACACCAAACATTACGAAGGATTGGCTAGCGGATTAAAAGCCCAGATGAGCAGCTTACCGTTGTATTTTGCCCACATGCGAGGTGCCAGCGTTAGAGCTAAATTATTAAGCTCCGGTGTGCATGATATTGCCATTATGTCAAAGCTTGCAGCACAGAGTTACAGCGATGGTTTGACTGTTGCCGTGAATTTGGGAAAGAACTCCTATTCGAACGATCACAGGGTAATTTACCGTAAGGGCGAGTATAGTGCCATCCGTCGTGTTGGCGTCGACTCGGATTCTCCTGACCAGCAGATCCTGACTAAGCAGGCTTTTCCGGATCAAGACATTGACATTGTCGAAATCAATTACGATGACAGTTTGGTCCATTTGGCTAGCAGAAATATAGATGCGGTGATTTGGCTGACGGAAGCGATAGATATGGGTAATGTCGGTCTGGCAGAAAAATCGCTTAACCATATTCCCCAGTGTGAAATGGCCTCTGAGGCAGTACTACTGGTTCGAAATGAAGCACCGCATATTAAGGTACTCTTGAGAAATTTAATCAACAAGGATGCCTTGATCTCTCATCAGAAAAAAGTAGTGACAGGCGAAATAACGCCGAGCTATTAG
- a CDS encoding DUF2620 domain-containing protein: protein MKQIGIAGLQREQIKEQIDATAPGAFNCHILNDMEAAMQVKSGQLDYYIGCCNTGAGAALSMAIAIIGYPQSCTIAKPSIQAKPDEVERFVDEGKVAFGLSIEHVEHAIPMLISILSKR, encoded by the coding sequence ATGAAACAAATTGGTATTGCAGGTTTGCAGCGTGAACAGATAAAAGAGCAAATTGACGCCACCGCGCCAGGTGCTTTTAACTGCCACATTCTGAACGACATGGAGGCGGCCATGCAAGTGAAATCCGGCCAGCTGGATTATTATATCGGTTGCTGTAATACGGGGGCAGGCGCGGCGCTATCCATGGCAATCGCGATCATTGGTTATCCGCAGAGCTGCACCATAGCCAAGCCATCTATTCAAGCGAAACCAGACGAAGTCGAGCGTTTTGTCGATGAGGGAAAGGTGGCTTTCGGACTTTCCATTGAACATGTTGAACACGCCATTCCCATGCTCATTTCTATTCTATCTAAGAGGTAA
- a CDS encoding chloramphenicol phosphotransferase CPT family protein translates to MANIIFLHGTSSSGKSTLSQVIQKQSETPFWHFASDQFVEAGMLPKRVNDGGDFDWSKNRPLFFDAFHGCIKAVADAGNNIILDHIIESKEWFHYLQELLSNHDVFFVGIHCPIEVLREREINRGDGSIGNRYLGESEYHLKHVHTYSAYDYEIDTSSQPTEHSAEMVLSAWEQRGQSAFFSVLEK, encoded by the coding sequence ATGGCAAATATTATTTTTCTACACGGAACATCGAGTTCAGGTAAATCAACACTATCACAGGTAATACAAAAACAATCGGAAACACCTTTTTGGCATTTTGCGTCCGATCAGTTTGTTGAAGCGGGAATGTTACCCAAAAGAGTAAATGATGGCGGTGACTTTGATTGGAGTAAAAATCGTCCACTTTTCTTCGATGCCTTTCATGGGTGTATTAAGGCAGTGGCAGACGCAGGAAATAATATAATTCTCGATCATATTATCGAATCTAAAGAGTGGTTTCATTACTTGCAAGAGTTACTTTCAAACCACGATGTTTTCTTTGTTGGTATTCATTGTCCAATTGAGGTACTACGAGAACGTGAAATTAATCGAGGAGATGGAAGTATTGGTAATCGATATTTAGGTGAATCTGAGTATCACTTAAAACATGTTCATACCTATTCAGCATACGATTATGAGATTGATACTAGCTCGCAACCTACAGAGCATAGTGCTGAGATGGTTTTATCTGCATGGGAGCAAAGGGGACAAAGTGCATTTTTCAGTGTTCTTGAAAAATAG
- a CDS encoding PTS sugar transporter subunit IIB, with amino-acid sequence MKIFLCCAAGMSTSMLVKKMREAADKQNIDCSINAYSVSEFETSLADNDVCLVAPQVKFQFEDFKKRAEDSGKACGLIDMMTYGMMKGDVVLDQAINLYQSINNK; translated from the coding sequence ATGAAGATTTTTCTATGCTGTGCAGCTGGGATGTCAACCAGCATGCTTGTAAAAAAAATGCGTGAAGCTGCTGATAAGCAAAATATTGATTGCTCAATTAATGCTTATTCAGTTTCTGAATTTGAAACATCACTTGCTGATAATGATGTTTGTCTGGTAGCACCGCAAGTTAAGTTCCAATTTGAAGATTTCAAGAAACGTGCTGAAGATAGCGGTAAAGCTTGTGGCCTTATCGACATGATGACCTACGGCATGATGAAAGGTGACGTCGTTCTTGATCAAGCAATTAATCTTTATCAATCGATAAATAACAAGTAA
- a CDS encoding PTS cellobiose transporter subunit IIC, translating into MSVLNGIMTFVEKVVAPVAAKVSTQRHINAIKDGFVATMPFLIVGSLLLVLAFPPPGDNFFLNGWHSLVEMIGRDNILTPFQISMGIFSVYAAFGIGFSLAEAYKLRPVNTGLLSLFTFLLAAAPIQSVEGIGGMIPAAYLGGTGAFTAIMAGLFVPELQRFLRDKNISLKLPEAVPEKIAASFDLLIPIAILAVLVPGLNAILAGSDLTIPSAVMELFMPLVSASDSFLACLLAVVMIQLLWFAGIHGSAVVVTGILGPILLVNLGMNQDALAAGLEIPKIFVNPLLDFFVFVGGAGGTWGLVVLMMRSKATHLNVIGKMSIIPGSFNINEPVIFGTPIVMNPNYFIPWMLSPMINTCIVWVAFKTEFVSKIIALPPWTMPAPIGAVIATNSGTAAILVGVCVLVSMVVFYPFFKVHEKQLLIEEQANIEDAPNSEPVKA; encoded by the coding sequence ATGTCTGTTCTTAATGGAATTATGACCTTCGTTGAAAAAGTCGTGGCTCCTGTTGCCGCGAAAGTTTCAACTCAGCGTCATATCAATGCAATAAAAGATGGTTTCGTGGCAACAATGCCGTTTTTGATTGTGGGTTCTTTACTTTTGGTATTAGCTTTTCCACCACCGGGGGATAACTTTTTCCTTAATGGCTGGCATTCCCTTGTGGAGATGATTGGTCGAGATAATATACTTACACCGTTCCAGATCAGTATGGGTATTTTTTCTGTTTATGCTGCATTTGGTATTGGTTTTAGTTTGGCTGAAGCATATAAGCTACGTCCAGTGAACACTGGCTTACTATCATTATTCACCTTCCTTTTGGCAGCAGCTCCTATTCAATCCGTTGAGGGTATAGGTGGTATGATACCAGCAGCTTATCTGGGTGGTACTGGTGCATTTACCGCAATCATGGCTGGTTTGTTTGTTCCGGAACTACAGCGTTTCTTACGTGATAAAAATATCAGCCTTAAACTCCCTGAAGCTGTGCCTGAGAAAATCGCAGCATCATTTGACCTGCTAATTCCAATCGCTATTCTCGCAGTATTGGTTCCGGGTCTTAATGCTATTCTTGCTGGCAGCGATCTAACGATTCCATCTGCTGTTATGGAATTATTCATGCCATTAGTATCGGCATCAGACTCGTTCTTGGCATGTCTACTTGCCGTTGTTATGATTCAGCTACTTTGGTTCGCTGGTATTCACGGTTCAGCCGTTGTTGTTACTGGTATCTTAGGTCCAATCCTACTGGTCAATCTTGGTATGAACCAAGACGCACTCGCAGCTGGTCTTGAGATACCGAAGATTTTCGTTAACCCGCTTCTTGACTTCTTTGTCTTTGTTGGTGGTGCCGGTGGTACTTGGGGCCTCGTTGTTCTGATGATGCGCTCGAAGGCTACCCACCTGAATGTAATAGGAAAAATGTCTATCATTCCTGGCAGCTTCAATATCAACGAGCCAGTTATTTTTGGTACACCTATCGTAATGAACCCAAACTACTTCATCCCTTGGATGCTTTCACCAATGATTAACACATGTATTGTGTGGGTGGCCTTTAAGACAGAGTTTGTATCTAAAATTATTGCACTTCCACCATGGACTATGCCTGCGCCTATCGGTGCGGTTATCGCGACAAATTCAGGTACAGCGGCCATTTTGGTTGGAGTCTGCGTACTTGTGAGCATGGTTGTTTTCTATCCGTTCTTCAAGGTACATGAAAAGCAATTACTTATCGAAGAGCAAGCAAATATTGAAGATGCACCGAACTCTGAACCAGTAAAGGCTTAA
- a CDS encoding hydrolase (phosphotriesterase homology protein; PhP; YhfV; member of a family of proteins related to phosphotriesterase (PTE)), which produces MIDDSGYTYVHEHLHIDLSPQKGDVDCRLDQYDLIKEELLQLKLRGVFNIVEVTNRFMGRNHHFIEDLMADTGMNILLSTGYYIDGFFPPELHALSAQEICREMVGEIENGIDGSDLKASLIGEIGSSENTFTDIEKKVFEAAAYAHLETGRPISTHQSMSSMGRQQVMWLKQHGVNMNNVTIGHCDLKDNVDDIIWLIDQGCYVQFDTIGKNGYYPDTKRVDMLEVLSERGYLERVMLSMDITRRSHLKANGGLGFCYLMDVFIPMLRERGISQQEIDTMLKHNPSQLFG; this is translated from the coding sequence ATGATTGACGACAGCGGTTACACCTATGTTCACGAACACCTGCATATTGATTTATCGCCACAAAAAGGCGATGTCGACTGCAGGCTGGATCAGTACGATCTGATCAAAGAAGAGCTGTTGCAACTTAAGTTACGCGGTGTATTCAACATCGTAGAAGTGACTAATCGCTTTATGGGTAGAAATCATCATTTTATTGAGGATTTAATGGCTGATACTGGGATGAATATCTTGCTCTCTACGGGTTACTACATCGATGGTTTTTTCCCACCCGAGCTGCACGCTCTGTCGGCACAGGAGATCTGCCGCGAGATGGTGGGTGAAATCGAAAATGGCATTGACGGAAGTGATTTGAAAGCCAGCTTAATTGGTGAAATCGGCAGCAGTGAGAACACGTTTACCGACATAGAGAAAAAAGTATTTGAAGCTGCCGCTTATGCCCACCTAGAAACAGGCCGTCCAATCTCTACTCACCAGTCGATGAGCTCCATGGGCCGCCAGCAGGTAATGTGGCTGAAGCAGCATGGCGTCAACATGAATAATGTGACGATCGGCCACTGCGATCTGAAAGACAACGTAGATGACATTATCTGGCTTATTGATCAGGGCTGCTATGTGCAGTTCGACACGATCGGTAAAAACGGCTATTACCCAGATACCAAACGTGTAGACATGCTGGAAGTGCTATCTGAACGCGGTTATTTAGAGCGGGTCATGCTTTCCATGGACATCACTCGGCGGTCTCACCTGAAAGCAAATGGCGGTCTTGGTTTTTGCTACCTGATGGATGTCTTCATCCCCATGCTACGAGAGCGTGGAATTAGCCAGCAAGAGATAGACACCATGCTAAAACACAATCCCAGCCAGCTATTTGGCTAA
- a CDS encoding PTS lactose/cellobiose transporter subunit IIA produces MTFEINTQEDITEEFLMTLLCKAGEARSAVMQAMSEARNGEFERSEAMLVAAEEALTEVHKTQTGLIGFDEGEGKVTMTLILTHIQDHIMTAMLCRDMANEIIAIHRQLNNA; encoded by the coding sequence ATGACTTTCGAAATTAATACTCAAGAAGATATTACTGAAGAATTTTTAATGACACTACTTTGCAAAGCAGGTGAAGCACGTTCAGCGGTTATGCAAGCGATGAGTGAGGCTCGTAATGGTGAGTTTGAGCGTTCTGAAGCAATGTTAGTCGCTGCCGAAGAAGCACTTACCGAAGTACACAAAACGCAAACAGGCTTAATTGGTTTCGATGAAGGTGAAGGTAAGGTCACGATGACTCTTATTCTTACTCACATTCAGGATCACATTATGACAGCTATGTTATGCCGCGATATGGCAAATGAGATCATTGCTATTCACCGTCAGCTAAACAACGCATAG